The DNA region GTTCCTATCCCCATCACACCCAACATCAGTAACTAtcaggggaaggggggttagGAGAGGGGGACAAACAAGAGAGCCTGGAAAATACACATAAACCCCACCCCAAACGGCACCCCCGCCAGCATCGGCACAAAAAAGTGAACCCCCTCCTTCGCCGTCCATCCCAACCAAAAAAGACTAATCACAAACATCGGCCCCCCGACACACGCGAGCGGTAACCGCCTGTACTCCTCCTGTCTAGTCCACGCCTTGTTCCTCGCCATCGCCGACCTCAGAACACTATCCCACACAAAAAAGATCGGCAACGCGAGTAAGCACCCCGCCCCAACGGCCAGATACGTCAACCCGCACTCCCCCGGCGAGAGCCCATAAACCCCAGTGAAAATGATCGGAAACGCCTCAAAACACATGTAAAAGATGGCATAACAAAGCGCGAGGTAAGCACACGAAGTATTAACGATCGGCTCCGTGACGAGCATCTTGATGGGCCGGTATAAAACAACAGTCGTCAACTCCCTGAACgacttcttctccatctcatGCAGCGCCACCACCCTAGCCTTGGCGTCATGAAGGCGAATCTCCTCAGCGCGTCGCTTGAGGAGGACAGGACCATATGTTTCTGGGAGGAAGAACAAGGGGACAAGTGTGCATCCCGCGTAAATAAGTCCAATCCAAAACGCCCACCTCCAGCCGATTGTTTCGGAGCAGTAGCCTGATATGATTGGGGCGAGTAAAGGCCCGGAGACGGTCGTCATGAAGAATAACCCCATGTTCCTCCCTCGAGTGCgagggttgggggagatgtCGGCGATTATCCCTGggacgatggcgatgggggcGGAGGCGAAGGTTCCGGTTAGGAGGCGGAAGATGAGAAACATGATCCAGCTGTTTGCGAGGGCGGTTGCGAGGGTGAAGGCGGTGAATATTAGGAAGGTGATCATTGTTGGGATTTTGCGGCCGAATTGCTCGGAAAGGGGGGCCCAGAGGATGGGGCCCATGACGTAGCCGATCAGATAGAcggagatggggaggactTGTTGGGATTCGTTGGTAATGTCCCATTTGTCTGAGATAAAAGGCAGGGCGTTGGCTGGGAGGGCAGAGCCCATGGttgagttgatgatgagcatCATGCAAGTGATGAGGATGCAGGCTTTCTTGCCGGGGGACCACTCGTGCGGGTTGCCCGTGTCGTGGTCGGGTTCCCAGGAGACGATcatttcttcttcatcgtccgAGGTGGCGTGGCTGGAGGCGTAGTATGGAAAGGGGGTAGAAGTGGCGGGGGACTTTTTGAGGGAAGAGCTTTTGGTGAGGGTTccggttggtggttgggggtaTTGGGTTTgttcttgctgttgctgttgagcgGGTTCAAAGGCCGCGATATCAAGCTCGCCGGCGAGAATGCTCATGCATGTTGGGCAGCGAGGATGAGCCTGCTCTGGAACCTGGGGTTCTTCCCGGTTCTCCCCACTGCTCTCGCCAACATCTCGCGCGGGCTGCGTGCTTGCCATTGACACCCCTCGGCCCCCAGTGCCTCCAGCGGCGGCCAGGATAGCCTGGACTTCCTCTTTCGACAAGCCCAGAATATCAAAGGAGCACTCCCGTTTCACCGATCCATCGGGTGATACCACTCGCTGGCACATATCTGGTGTAGAAACTGTGGTACGAAGAGCGGATGGTGGGCGAGCTCGTGTGGTCCTGATTAATGGAAACGCTCTGGGGACCTGCGTCAGAGTTACTTCTTCCGAGACCGTTTCGATCGCGTCTTTCTCCTGTGGTGCTTCGACCTGTTTCTCACTCTCCCGGATAGCTTCTTCGTCTTTGGGTTCCTTAACTACGGGTTCATCAGACTTCTCGGGAACATCAAGTGTTGTATGAGTGTCATGATAGCTCTGGAAGGATGGCCTGTGGTGAACATCGTCTCCTCCGTCGTACTGGCTGCTGGTTCGTTGTGGCTCTTCCATGGCGATCAGGAAGCTTGATCGACTACCCAAAATCTACAGCCAGGAGGTGAAGGTTGGGTGTGGAGGACAGGGCCCTGGTGATTGTAAAAGAGTGTATTGGTCGAAATGTCAGTCACCAAGTCTGGCCAGAAGCAAAAATCCAACTCCGGGGAGCAGAAGATCAAATATCCCATCCACAGCTCGAGAGAGCGTGGACAGACGGCGCCATGGGCGAGCTGAAGCAACCGATCACACATGTCAGAGTGTAGCCCGCAACACCAGAAATAAGGCCACCAAGGTAGTTGGTTGCCGGGCATCACTGTGCATATTCTCCTGAAAAGCTTGAAAAAGACCCTAGGAGAGGTAGTGTGTTGGTCCTCTGTAACCATCGGGTCGGTGATAGCCCGGCTGCCGTTGAACTAACTTTCGAAAAGAGGGGACTAATGGGTCTAATGTCCCATCTAGTAGGACAGAGTTAGAACGGCGTCGATGTGATAATGTGCACCACGAGACTGGGCCAACTGCAGGCCCGACGAAGGTGAGGTGAGCTGCCTTCTTTTCGGCGATAGCATTGCATCTCGACTCCTGTAGGGTGTGAGTTGGCGGTGAGCTGTCATGATCTATCATATCGTGACAATAGACGAAGACAGCACCAGGTATCTCAGAGGCCCGGCCGAGAAATAAGGAGTCATCTGCAGGACTTGGCGGTCAATTGTCAAGTCCCGCACCCTGCATTTATGGGTGTCGGGTATCTGAACACCCACTATAGCACAGCTCGAAGATGTAGTACGTGGTGGCTACTTCACAAGGGGACCTTCCCCCTGATTGGGGCTGAAACTGGCCCATGGAAAGGGTATCTGGAACGCGCAAGGCTCAGTCGTAGGGCCAAATTACCGGGCCGTAGCATCGAGGTCTTGCTACTAAGTTTTGACGCGTTCCTAGCGGGATGATGTCAAAGCCACGTCTGTGGGACATTAACGAAGCAAGTCATAATGGAGGTTCAGATTGGATTTCTTGATATTGCGCGCAAGACGGGATGCTATGTGCATTAGCAATGCCCAACCCGACTATCGTGCTTGGATGTAGCTTACGAATTACTACACCCAGACCCCTTCATGAACGAATCTCCAATGGCATTGTAGCCAGTAGATCAAATGAGTCCCGAACAAGTGGTGATGTGTCGgcctctctcctccatcccaaaccAGGCGTCGAGTTGGCCACAGGGTGGTTTCTCAAACTGAGATCATTGCCCCATCGTTTTCCTGCAAGATTCACAGAGTCAGGAGATGTCGGGGAACGGTGGCAGGTGAAAAGTGCAGACGTCGGGCAGCGGAATGCGGGGAGCCATCACCGCTGACATGCAGTAAGATGTTTCACATGTCTCGCAAAGAAGAGCTGTCCATTTCCTCCCATCATGTCTCGAGATTGATAGTCTTTCCAAATCGCGCATACAGCTCCACCTTCAGCTGCGTCATTTCCTCCCGAATGGTGGCCATCTtgtcctccaactccccgatttcctcctcaatcttggcTGTTGAGAGGCCAAGGAGCTCCTGTGCCTGTGGTAGCGGCAGGTGGAAGAAGGCGTCTCCAATCTTGTACCTGGTAAATGTCAGAGCATGTGGCGGGAGATAATGATGCAGGAAGCAGAGAAAAACTCACGGAACAaggtcatcctcgtcggCGAGCTCAAGCTCCGTCGTGATGTCGTCAagctcttccttttctttctgtgCGGGGTTCAGCAAGGCTAGTTTCTGAAGCTGTGAACAGAGTTGTCTCACGTTTTTTACTttgagctcctcctcgagtGTGAGTTCGTGGGAGTGGAGGCGGCTGAATTTGTTGATCTTGTCCTGATCCTCACGGCGGACCTCGATCTCATCCCCTActgcatcctcctcctccttggtcaaCTGGGTGAGAGTGAGCAATGTTGGCAGCAGAATTCACAGGCCCATCGATGGAAATCTTACCATTCTCCTGCTCAAATTCATCTTGGCGAGTTTTGTCTATTTTCCTCTATTCCACGCAACGAGGATATCTGGAAGTTCAAGAAGGGCTGTCGTCTTGGTCAGGCAGAAAGCTGTCGTTCAACTcagtgggatgggggggacCCCACCATCAGAGATCTACAAGGTTGAAGGTGGGGCGAGGTCTGTTTATTCTCCGATTGGCCAGACACCTTTGAACCCTGCAAGTCAACAAACAAGCACCAGCACTTCTTTCATCAATCATCAACCTCGTTTTCTCAATTCTCCTTGAAAGGTGTCGGTCTTTCATCTCATTTATCTATTGCTATCTTCAAGAGTCACTGTGTGCCACGCGTTTTGTCAACAATTCCAGCAGTCAAAATGCCCGGTCAAAAGCTGTATCCACGCGCGACAGTCAAGAAAATCGTTAAGGCTCACTCCAATTGCAGCGTGAGCAAGAACGCAGATGTCATGGTATGCCATTTTCAAGTCTTTATTCACGCGTGTTTTTGGGACTAACCAGGATTTAGATCTTTCTGGATTACATGCTGTTTATGCAAAAGTaagctcatcatcacccatccCCATGAGATGGCACATACTGACTGAAAGTAGTCTGGTGAAAGAAGCCTCCATTGAAGCCAAAAAGGGTGGTGAAAAGGGCATCACGGCACGCAGTGTGAAGAAGGTGACGGCGGTAAGCAACCCTACTCTTGTTTGCAAAACACTGGCTGACCTTGTGTTTTCTAGGATTCATTGGCCAAGTTCAAAGGATGAATGACAAGGCGACAAGGCCAAGGGACCCAAAACTAGTTTTGCCGTTGACTTCGTATTATTGTATGCAGAGAATGGCTTGATGACGCCGAGTCTGTTCACTGAGGTCCGGTCAACGCCCGGCAGAGTGGG from Podospora pseudopauciseta strain CBS 411.78 chromosome 6, whole genome shotgun sequence includes:
- a CDS encoding hypothetical protein (COG:S; EggNog:ENOG503P5RP), with protein sequence MPGQKLYPRATVKKIVKAHSNCSVSKNADVMIFLDYMLFMQNSLVKEASIEAKKGGEKGITARSVKKVTADSLAKFKG
- a CDS encoding hypothetical protein (COG:S; EggNog:ENOG503NX5Z) — translated: MEEPQRTSSQYDGGDDVHHRPSFQSYHDTHTTLDVPEKSDEPVVKEPKDEEAIRESEKQVEAPQEKDAIETVSEEVTLTQVPRAFPLIRTTRARPPSALRTTVSTPDMCQRVVSPDGSVKRECSFDILGLSKEEVQAILAAAGGTGGRGVSMASTQPARDVGESSGENREEPQVPEQAHPRCPTCMSILAGELDIAAFEPAQQQQQEQTQYPQPPTGTLTKSSSLKKSPATSTPFPYYASSHATSDDEEEMIVSWEPDHDTGNPHEWSPGKKACILITCMMLIINSTMGSALPANALPFISDKWDITNESQQVLPISVYLIGYVMGPILWAPLSEQFGRKIPTMITFLIFTAFTLATALANSWIMFLIFRLLTGTFASAPIAIVPGIIADISPNPRTRGRNMGLFFMTTVSGPLLAPIISGYCSETIGWRWAFWIGLIYAGCTLVPLFFLPETYGPVLLKRRAEEIRLHDAKARVVALHEMEKKSFRELTTVVLYRPIKMLVTEPIVNTSCAYLALCYAIFYMCFEAFPIIFTGVYGLSPGECGLTYLAVGAGCLLALPIFFVWDSVLRSAMARNKAWTRQEEYRRLPLACVGGPMFVISLFWLGWTAKEGVHFFVPMLAGVPFGVGFMCIFQALLNYLTDAYEVYAASANAAASTSRSLLATVLPLATLPMFEKLGISGACSLLGGVSTLMCAIPFVFLWQGDKIRSNSKFCLAIRQRKEEQQQKIEEQRRRSQARILERVSARAGGEKQVVIQGKRVGSSGSDQSGSGGIGEGSSGSLGRLPGVKVVVEEKKEKGKGVEVRRVIV
- a CDS encoding hypothetical protein (EggNog:ENOG503P4NE; COG:O); its protein translation is MNLSRRMLTKEEEDAVGDEIEVRREDQDKINKFSRLHSHELTLEEELKVKNKEKEELDDITTELELADEDDLVPYKIGDAFFHLPLPQAQELLGLSTAKIEEEIGELEDKMATIREEMTQLKVELYARFGKTINLET